In Herbaspirillum sp. WKF16, one genomic interval encodes:
- a CDS encoding MmgE/PrpD family protein: MSQPTDSPSRTLAAFLAGLRYQDIPPAVIARAEDLFLDWFASALAGKGARQIEIIERYAALMGPKDGPATILTSRKSSSPYFAALVNGASSHLVEQDDVHNGSVFHPAAVVFPAALAAAQDLGKSGADFLVAAVAGYEAGIRIGEFLGRSHYRVFHTTGTVGTLAAAVAVGKLMDFDTAKFLHALGSAGTQAAGLWEFLRDAADSKQLHTGKAAADGLLAAYLTRDGFTGAQRILEGAQGMAAGMSSDADPARLTDGLGSRWATAETSFKFHASCRHTHPAADALQVLMRREGLRHDQIAAVNTRVHQGAIDVLGPVVNPQTVHQAKFSMGTVLGLIAVHQQAGLTEFEQQALQDPRVAQFREKVRMTLDHEVDGAYPARWLGRVEVETTDGRSFSAAVDVPKGDPGNTLSRPELEHKAAKLIAFSSAASEAETRNIIARAWRLHEERALSELF, from the coding sequence ATGAGCCAGCCCACCGACAGCCCCTCCCGCACCCTGGCCGCCTTCCTGGCCGGCCTGCGCTACCAGGACATCCCGCCGGCCGTGATCGCCCGTGCCGAAGACCTGTTCCTCGACTGGTTCGCCTCGGCGCTGGCCGGCAAGGGCGCGCGCCAGATCGAGATCATCGAGCGCTATGCCGCGCTGATGGGGCCCAAGGACGGCCCGGCCACCATCCTGACCAGCCGCAAGTCCAGTTCGCCTTACTTCGCGGCGCTGGTCAACGGCGCCTCTTCGCACCTGGTGGAGCAGGACGACGTGCACAACGGTTCGGTGTTCCATCCGGCCGCCGTGGTGTTCCCGGCGGCGCTGGCGGCGGCGCAGGATCTGGGCAAGTCGGGCGCCGACTTCCTGGTGGCGGCGGTAGCGGGCTATGAGGCGGGGATCCGCATCGGCGAGTTCCTGGGCCGCTCGCACTACCGCGTGTTCCACACCACCGGCACGGTCGGCACGCTGGCCGCCGCGGTGGCGGTGGGCAAGCTGATGGATTTCGACACTGCAAAATTCCTGCATGCGCTCGGTTCGGCCGGCACGCAGGCGGCCGGCTTGTGGGAGTTCCTGCGCGACGCCGCCGACTCCAAGCAACTGCACACCGGCAAGGCCGCGGCCGACGGTCTGCTGGCGGCCTACCTCACGCGCGACGGCTTCACCGGCGCGCAGCGCATTCTGGAGGGCGCGCAAGGCATGGCGGCCGGCATGTCGTCGGATGCCGATCCGGCCAGGCTGACCGATGGCCTGGGTTCGCGCTGGGCCACCGCCGAGACTTCCTTCAAGTTCCACGCCTCCTGCCGCCACACCCATCCAGCCGCCGACGCGCTGCAGGTGCTGATGCGGCGCGAGGGCCTGCGCCACGACCAGATCGCGGCGGTCAATACGCGCGTGCACCAGGGCGCCATCGATGTGCTGGGACCGGTGGTCAATCCGCAGACGGTGCACCAGGCCAAGTTCTCGATGGGCACGGTGCTGGGCCTGATCGCGGTGCACCAGCAGGCCGGCCTGACCGAGTTCGAGCAGCAGGCGCTGCAGGACCCGCGCGTGGCGCAGTTCCGCGAGAAGGTGAGGATGACGCTGGACCACGAGGTCGACGGCGCCTACCCGGCGCGCTGGCTGGGCCGGGTCGAGGTCGAGACCACCGACGGCCGCAGCTTCAGCGCCGCCGTGGATGTGCCCAAGGGCGATCCCGGCAACACGCTCTCGCGCCCCGAGCTGGAGCACAAGGCGGCCAAGCTGATCGCCTTCTCCAGCGCCGCCAGCGAAGCCGAGACCCGCAACATCATCGCGCGCGCCTGGCGCCTGCATGAAGAGCGCGCATTGAGCGAATTGTTCTGA
- a CDS encoding LysR family transcriptional regulator, which yields MLFDLTDLRLFILIAELNSLTRSAERMNLSLAATSNRIKELETRFGTRLLYRESKGVQLTPAGQTLLHHAQQFMQQVEHLKSDMQQYNNGIKGYIRIFANTTAVTEFMPEILGKFLALHPQVNVALEERLNHDIMRGIQEGTADIGIVAGPVQGDGLEILNFSTDRLVLATALEHPLAGAGAVPFGDTLEYEHVGLHEGSTLHHFLNKIVSENGQRLKLRIQVRSFEAMCRMIETNVGIGIVPLSAAQRHQQTMQLAIVELAEPWSVRERSMVFQDIDTLSPHARNLVDFIREQMALPATDDGKVTALAEAVKKKSAREKKSA from the coding sequence ATGCTCTTCGACCTGACCGACCTGCGGCTGTTCATCCTGATCGCCGAACTCAATAGCCTCACGCGCAGCGCCGAGCGCATGAACCTGTCGCTGGCGGCCACCAGCAACCGCATCAAGGAACTGGAGACGCGCTTCGGCACCCGGCTGCTCTACCGCGAGAGCAAGGGCGTGCAGCTGACGCCGGCCGGGCAGACGCTGCTGCACCACGCGCAGCAATTCATGCAGCAGGTCGAGCACTTGAAGAGCGACATGCAGCAGTACAACAACGGCATCAAGGGCTACATCCGCATCTTCGCCAACACCACCGCCGTGACCGAGTTCATGCCGGAAATCCTGGGCAAGTTCCTGGCCTTGCATCCGCAAGTCAACGTCGCGCTGGAGGAAAGGCTGAACCACGACATCATGCGCGGCATCCAGGAGGGTACGGCCGACATCGGCATCGTCGCCGGCCCGGTGCAGGGCGACGGCCTGGAGATCCTCAACTTCTCCACCGACCGCCTGGTGCTGGCCACCGCGCTGGAGCATCCGCTGGCCGGCGCCGGCGCCGTGCCTTTCGGCGACACGCTGGAGTACGAGCATGTCGGCCTGCATGAGGGCAGCACGCTGCATCACTTCCTCAACAAGATCGTTTCCGAGAACGGCCAACGCCTCAAGCTGCGCATCCAGGTGCGCAGCTTCGAAGCCATGTGCCGCATGATCGAGACCAATGTCGGCATCGGCATCGTGCCGCTGTCGGCCGCGCAACGCCACCAGCAGACCATGCAGCTGGCCATCGTGGAACTGGCCGAACCTTGGAGCGTGCGCGAGCGCAGCATGGTGTTCCAGGACATCGACACACTGTCGCCGCATGCGCGCAACCTGGTCGATTTCATCCGCGAGCAGATGGCCCTGCCGGCGACCGACGACGGCAAGGTCACCGCGCTGGCCGAGGCCGTGAAGAAGAAAAGCGCGCGGGAAAAGAAAAGCGCCTGA
- a CDS encoding ABC transporter substrate-binding protein: MFNKKIIGAMLAAASAFAFSQGAFAQAKPAELKIGITTFTSGPASVFGVPAKQAAELYLEDLNAKGGINGVKVTPTFIDEGVGGDKLLSEYRRVVQEQNVKVMLGSISSGSCNTLAPVAEDLKVLNILWDCGTEKVLEERRYKYVVRTQANATTEMVASVLYLLRQKPNFKTIAVVNQDYAWGRDSWELFSQTLKILKPDVKVVAELFPKFGASDFSTEISRLQALRPDVILSTSWGGDLDTFVRQSAQRGLIKNAQFVLPLAESSLERLGTTLPDGVIIGARGDHYFLHPVLKDDPKLKGFVEKFKAKTGAYPIYSVYHMIQALDGLVAGYDKAIKANKGQWPSTEQLAEAMHGLKFRGLTDEVKIREDGQGLEDQLLGTTRKTAAYPFPILDKIEIYPAEMAIAPVGQKSVDWVKTIKPEILKDPRIKTFPPVN, from the coding sequence ATGTTCAACAAGAAAATCATCGGCGCGATGCTGGCCGCGGCATCCGCGTTCGCCTTTTCGCAGGGCGCATTCGCGCAGGCCAAACCGGCCGAACTGAAGATCGGCATCACCACCTTCACCTCGGGCCCGGCCTCGGTGTTCGGCGTGCCGGCCAAGCAGGCGGCCGAGCTCTACCTGGAAGACCTCAATGCGAAGGGCGGCATCAACGGCGTGAAAGTGACGCCGACCTTCATCGATGAAGGCGTGGGCGGCGACAAGCTGCTTTCGGAATACCGTCGCGTGGTGCAGGAGCAGAACGTCAAGGTGATGCTGGGCTCGATCTCCAGCGGCAGCTGCAACACGCTGGCGCCGGTGGCCGAAGACCTGAAGGTCTTGAACATCCTGTGGGACTGCGGCACCGAGAAGGTGCTGGAAGAGCGCCGCTACAAGTACGTGGTGCGCACCCAGGCCAACGCCACCACCGAGATGGTGGCCAGCGTGCTGTACCTGCTGCGCCAGAAGCCCAACTTCAAGACCATCGCCGTGGTCAACCAGGACTACGCCTGGGGGCGCGATTCGTGGGAGCTGTTCTCGCAGACGCTGAAGATCCTCAAGCCCGACGTCAAGGTGGTGGCCGAGCTGTTCCCCAAGTTCGGCGCCTCCGACTTCTCCACCGAGATCAGCCGCCTGCAGGCGCTGCGCCCGGACGTGATCCTCTCTACCTCGTGGGGCGGCGACCTCGATACCTTCGTGCGGCAGTCGGCCCAGCGCGGCCTGATCAAGAACGCGCAGTTCGTGCTGCCGCTGGCCGAAAGCTCGCTGGAGCGCCTGGGCACCACCTTGCCTGACGGCGTGATCATCGGCGCGCGCGGCGACCACTACTTCCTGCATCCGGTACTGAAGGACGACCCCAAGCTGAAAGGCTTCGTCGAGAAGTTCAAGGCCAAGACCGGCGCCTATCCGATCTATTCGGTGTACCACATGATCCAGGCGCTGGATGGCCTGGTGGCCGGCTACGACAAGGCGATCAAGGCCAACAAGGGCCAGTGGCCGAGCACCGAACAACTGGCCGAAGCGATGCACGGCCTGAAGTTCCGCGGCCTGACCGACGAGGTGAAGATCCGCGAGGACGGCCAGGGCCTGGAAGACCAACTGCTGGGCACCACCAGGAAGACCGCCGCCTATCCGTTCCCGATCCTCGACAAGATCGAGATCTACCCGGCTGAAATGGCGATCGCGCCGGTCGGACAGAAGTCGGTGGACTGGGTCAAGACGATCAAGCCGGAGATCCTCAAGGATCCGCGCATCAAGACCTTCCCTCCGGTGAACTGA
- a CDS encoding CaiB/BaiF CoA transferase family protein encodes MLPSNRPLEGITVISLEHAIAAPFCTRQLADLGARVIKIERPGVGDFARGYDTRVNGLSSHFVWTNRSKESLTLNLKDEDGKAIIGKLLEEADVLVQNLAPGAAAGLGLSAQALHKKHPRLIVCDISGYGEDGPYRDKKAYDLLIQSEGGFLSVTGTRDDMAKAGCSIADIAAGMYAYSNILAALIKRGRDGRGSHIDLSMLEALTEWMSFPMYYAYQGASAPVRSGAEHATIYPYGPFAAGDGKVVMLGLQNEREWKVFCEVVLKDASLAADERFSNNSRRHENRDALRALILQMFAGMTAAQVVARLDEAQIANARVSTMQDIWEHPQLAARGRWAEVGSPAGALPALLPPGVNDTYEYRMDAVPGLGQHTDGILASLGYDADNIAALRERGAV; translated from the coding sequence ATGCTGCCATCCAACCGCCCCCTAGAGGGCATCACCGTCATCAGCCTGGAACACGCGATCGCCGCGCCGTTCTGCACGCGCCAGCTGGCCGACCTGGGCGCGCGCGTGATCAAGATCGAGCGCCCCGGCGTGGGCGACTTCGCGCGCGGCTACGATACCCGCGTCAACGGCCTGTCCTCGCACTTCGTCTGGACCAACCGTTCCAAGGAAAGCCTGACCCTGAACCTGAAGGACGAGGACGGCAAGGCCATCATCGGCAAGTTGCTGGAAGAGGCCGACGTGCTGGTGCAGAACCTGGCGCCCGGTGCGGCCGCCGGCCTGGGCCTGTCGGCGCAGGCGCTGCACAAGAAGCATCCGCGCCTGATCGTCTGCGACATCTCCGGCTACGGCGAGGACGGGCCTTACCGCGACAAGAAAGCCTACGACCTGCTGATCCAGAGCGAGGGCGGCTTCCTCTCGGTCACCGGCACGCGCGACGACATGGCGAAGGCCGGCTGCTCGATTGCCGACATCGCTGCCGGCATGTACGCCTACTCCAACATCCTGGCCGCGCTGATCAAGCGCGGGCGCGACGGTCGCGGCAGCCACATCGATCTCTCCATGCTGGAAGCGCTGACCGAGTGGATGAGCTTCCCCATGTACTACGCCTACCAGGGCGCCTCGGCGCCGGTGCGCTCGGGCGCCGAGCACGCCACCATCTATCCCTACGGCCCGTTCGCCGCCGGCGACGGCAAGGTCGTGATGCTGGGCCTGCAGAACGAGCGCGAGTGGAAGGTGTTCTGCGAGGTGGTGCTGAAAGACGCGTCGCTGGCCGCGGACGAGCGCTTCTCCAACAACTCGCGCCGGCATGAGAACCGCGACGCCTTGCGCGCGCTGATCCTGCAGATGTTCGCCGGCATGACGGCCGCGCAGGTGGTGGCGCGGCTGGACGAGGCGCAGATCGCCAACGCCCGGGTCTCCACCATGCAGGACATCTGGGAGCACCCGCAGCTGGCCGCGCGCGGCCGCTGGGCCGAGGTCGGCTCGCCGGCCGGCGCGCTGCCGGCGCTGCTGCCGCCGGGCGTCAACGACACCTACGAGTACCGCATGGATGCCGTGCCGGGCCTGGGCCAGCATACCGACGGCATTCTGGCGTCGCTGGGATATGACGCCGACAACATCGCGGCGCTGCGCGAGCGGGGAGCCGTCTGA
- a CDS encoding FAS1-like dehydratase domain-containing protein, translating to MSNPDLDLSMLRQWVDKSERRDDHINPAFASALAATIDGPQQPQAGDALPPLWHWIYFWTVCAQSEVGDDGHPKRGGFLPPVPLPRRMWAGGRLRFAAPLPVGAAAQKTSRIASVDVKQGRSGALAFVTVRHEIGHDGKVCIHEEHDIVYRDLPQPGAAPVAPKAAPAGAQWKRRVDPDPVLLFRYSALTFNGHRIHYDRSYVTGVEGYPGLIVHGPLIATLLADLLAREMPQAVLREFNFRAVGSLFDTEGFELCGKLAADGKSAELWAQNLRGELAMQAEAILG from the coding sequence ATGTCCAACCCCGACCTCGACCTGAGCATGCTGCGGCAATGGGTCGACAAGAGCGAACGCCGCGACGACCACATCAACCCGGCCTTCGCCTCGGCCCTGGCCGCCACCATCGACGGGCCGCAGCAGCCGCAAGCCGGCGACGCCTTGCCGCCGCTGTGGCACTGGATCTATTTCTGGACCGTCTGCGCGCAGTCGGAGGTCGGCGACGATGGCCATCCCAAGCGCGGCGGCTTCCTGCCGCCGGTGCCGCTGCCGCGCCGCATGTGGGCCGGCGGCCGCTTGCGCTTCGCGGCGCCGCTGCCGGTGGGCGCGGCCGCGCAGAAGACCTCGCGCATCGCCAGCGTCGACGTCAAGCAGGGCCGCAGCGGCGCGCTGGCGTTTGTCACGGTCAGGCATGAGATCGGCCACGATGGCAAGGTCTGCATCCACGAGGAACACGACATCGTCTACCGCGACCTGCCGCAGCCCGGCGCCGCGCCTGTCGCGCCCAAGGCGGCGCCGGCCGGCGCGCAGTGGAAGCGCCGCGTCGATCCCGACCCGGTGCTGCTGTTCCGCTATTCGGCGCTGACCTTCAACGGCCACCGCATCCACTACGACCGCAGTTACGTCACCGGCGTGGAAGGCTATCCCGGCCTGATCGTGCATGGTCCGCTGATCGCCACCTTGCTGGCCGACCTGCTGGCGCGCGAGATGCCGCAGGCGGTGCTGCGCGAATTCAATTTCCGCGCCGTGGGCAGCCTGTTCGACACCGAAGGCTTCGAGCTGTGCGGCAAGCTGGCCGCCGACGGAAAATCCGCCGAACTGTGGGCGCAGAACCTGCGCGGCGAGCTGGCGATGCAGGCCGAGGCCATCCTCGGCTGA
- a CDS encoding ABC transporter ATP-binding protein gives MSALLQTSGLQLAFGGVVVADSIDFALHEGERLAVIGQNGAGKTTFINICTGFIRPTGGSVHFDGKDITRLAPRAIVQRGIGRSFQLPQLFLEHTVRDCIRLAAAGRTGALRIWAPLARVLPEAEIDRILDLVGLRERAGELCALLPEGQRKLLDIAMALVLQPKLLIMDEPTSGVSSEEKHGLMAIIMRVLNEQKITSIFVEHDVDIVTRYATRVAAWISGRIAADGKPEDVLGNPEIRRNVIGE, from the coding sequence ATGAGCGCGCTGTTACAGACCAGCGGCCTGCAACTGGCCTTCGGCGGTGTGGTGGTGGCCGACAGCATCGACTTCGCGCTGCACGAGGGCGAACGCCTCGCCGTGATCGGCCAGAACGGCGCCGGCAAGACCACCTTCATCAATATCTGCACCGGCTTCATCCGGCCCACCGGCGGCAGCGTGCATTTCGACGGGAAGGACATCACACGGCTGGCGCCGCGCGCCATCGTCCAGCGCGGCATCGGGCGCTCCTTCCAGCTGCCGCAGTTGTTCCTGGAGCACACGGTGCGCGACTGCATCCGCCTGGCGGCGGCCGGACGCACCGGCGCGCTGCGCATATGGGCACCGCTGGCGCGCGTGCTGCCCGAGGCCGAGATCGACCGCATCCTCGACCTGGTCGGCCTGCGCGAGCGCGCCGGCGAGCTGTGCGCGCTGCTGCCGGAAGGCCAGCGCAAGCTGCTCGACATCGCCATGGCGCTGGTGCTGCAGCCCAAGCTGCTGATCATGGACGAGCCTACCAGCGGCGTTTCCAGCGAGGAGAAGCACGGCCTGATGGCGATCATCATGCGGGTGCTGAACGAGCAGAAGATCACCTCGATCTTCGTCGAGCACGACGTCGACATCGTCACCCGTTACGCCACCCGCGTGGCGGCCTGGATTTCGGGACGCATCGCCGCTGACGGCAAGCCGGAGGATGTCCTGGGCAATCCGGAGATCCGTCGCAATGTGATAGGGGAATGA
- a CDS encoding branched-chain amino acid ABC transporter permease — MTRANLAGLLLALVALAAPLAWPWLKTPVVIAASFGVAALGVSILIRAGQLSFGHAMFSCAAGYAAAFLARAVPRLDSALLLPVGALCGAAMGMLIGLFVVRYRAIFFGMLNLALSMVLFSILGKFYSWTGGTDGIRVARSTFFGMQLDRDGFETALLVVAVACSVALALAVQRYQQSVAGQALAAVKTNETRLEYIGLSANKALWIGYVFSAALCGLSGAMFALMQGLVTPEMGYWVRSGEIVFISILGGVGHPVGAFLGAVVFEFIKLYSAALFTGAWQMVLGFVLIGLVFFVPSGLSGLLFRKAAPAQASEARPLIGEVRS, encoded by the coding sequence ATGACGCGAGCCAATCTTGCCGGCCTGCTGCTGGCCTTGGTCGCGCTGGCCGCGCCGCTGGCCTGGCCCTGGCTGAAGACGCCGGTGGTCATCGCCGCCAGCTTCGGCGTGGCCGCGCTGGGGGTGTCGATCCTGATCCGCGCCGGCCAGTTGTCGTTCGGCCACGCGATGTTCTCCTGCGCCGCCGGTTACGCCGCGGCCTTCCTGGCGCGCGCGGTGCCGCGGCTCGACAGCGCGTTGCTGCTGCCGGTGGGCGCGCTGTGCGGCGCCGCCATGGGCATGCTGATCGGGCTGTTCGTGGTGCGCTACCGGGCGATCTTCTTCGGCATGCTCAACCTGGCGTTGTCGATGGTGCTGTTCTCCATCCTCGGCAAGTTCTACAGCTGGACCGGCGGCACCGACGGCATCCGCGTGGCGCGCTCGACCTTCTTCGGCATGCAGCTCGACCGCGACGGCTTCGAGACCGCCTTGCTGGTGGTGGCGGTGGCCTGTTCGGTGGCGCTGGCGCTGGCGGTGCAGCGCTACCAGCAATCGGTGGCCGGCCAGGCGCTGGCGGCGGTGAAGACCAACGAGACCCGGCTGGAATACATCGGCCTGTCGGCCAACAAGGCGCTGTGGATCGGCTACGTGTTCTCGGCCGCGCTGTGCGGCCTGTCGGGCGCCATGTTTGCGCTGATGCAGGGCCTGGTGACGCCGGAGATGGGCTATTGGGTGCGTTCGGGCGAGATCGTGTTCATCTCCATCCTGGGCGGCGTTGGCCATCCGGTCGGCGCCTTCCTGGGCGCGGTGGTGTTCGAGTTCATCAAGCTGTATTCGGCCGCGCTGTTCACCGGCGCCTGGCAGATGGTGTTGGGCTTCGTGCTGATCGGGCTGGTGTTCTTCGTCCCCAGCGGCCTGTCCGGATTGCTGTTCCGCAAGGCCGCGCCGGCCCAGGCAAGCGAGGCCCGGCCCTTGATCGGGGAGGTGCGTTCATGA
- a CDS encoding acyl-CoA dehydrogenase family protein: protein MSYQAPNDAYGDLRDAVRDLCNTFPPEYWRKVDEARGYPEDFVDALTKAGWLAALIPQEYGGSGLGLTEASVIMEEINRTGGNSGACHGQMYNMGTLLRHGSEQQKQLYLPKIASGELRLQSMGVTEPTTGTDTTKIKTVAVKKGDRYVVNGQKVWISRIQHSDLMILLARTTPLDQVKKKSEGMSIFIVNLKDAIGRGMEVRPILNMVNHETNELFFDNLEIPAENLIGEEGKGFKYILDGLNAERTLIAAECIGDGYWFIDKAAQYAKERVVFDRPIGMNQGVQFPIADSFIELEAANLMRYKACELFDAHQPCGAQANMAKFLAAKASWEAANVCLQTHGGFGFACEYDVERKFRETRLYQVAPISTNLIYSYVAEHILGLPRSF, encoded by the coding sequence ATGTCGTATCAGGCGCCCAATGACGCTTATGGCGATTTGCGCGATGCAGTGCGCGATCTGTGCAATACCTTCCCGCCCGAGTACTGGCGCAAGGTGGACGAGGCGCGCGGCTATCCCGAAGACTTCGTCGACGCGCTGACCAAGGCCGGCTGGCTGGCCGCGCTGATCCCGCAGGAGTATGGCGGTTCCGGCCTGGGCCTGACCGAGGCCTCGGTGATCATGGAAGAGATCAACCGCACCGGCGGCAACTCCGGCGCCTGCCACGGCCAGATGTACAACATGGGCACGCTGCTGCGCCACGGTTCGGAGCAGCAGAAGCAGCTCTACCTGCCCAAGATCGCCAGCGGCGAGCTGCGCCTGCAGTCGATGGGCGTGACCGAACCCACCACCGGCACCGACACCACCAAGATCAAGACCGTCGCCGTGAAGAAGGGCGACCGCTACGTGGTCAACGGCCAGAAGGTGTGGATCTCGCGCATCCAGCACTCCGACCTGATGATCCTGCTGGCGCGCACCACGCCGCTGGACCAGGTGAAGAAGAAGTCGGAGGGCATGTCGATCTTCATCGTCAACCTGAAGGATGCGATCGGCCGGGGCATGGAAGTGCGCCCGATCCTCAACATGGTCAACCACGAGACCAACGAGCTGTTCTTCGACAACCTGGAGATCCCCGCCGAGAACCTGATCGGCGAAGAGGGCAAGGGCTTCAAGTACATCCTCGATGGCTTGAACGCCGAGCGCACCCTGATCGCCGCCGAGTGCATCGGCGACGGCTACTGGTTCATCGACAAGGCCGCGCAGTACGCCAAGGAGCGGGTGGTGTTCGACCGTCCGATCGGCATGAACCAGGGCGTGCAGTTCCCCATCGCCGACAGCTTCATCGAACTGGAAGCGGCCAACCTGATGCGCTACAAGGCCTGCGAACTGTTCGACGCCCACCAGCCCTGCGGCGCCCAGGCCAACATGGCCAAGTTCCTGGCGGCCAAGGCCTCGTGGGAGGCGGCCAACGTCTGCCTGCAGACGCACGGTGGTTTCGGCTTCGCCTGCGAATACGACGTCGAGCGCAAGTTCCGCGAGACGCGCCTGTACCAGGTGGCGCCGATCTCGACCAACCTGATCTATTCCTACGTGGCCGAGCACATCCTCGGCCTGCCGCGCTCCTTCTGA
- a CDS encoding HpcH/HpaI aldolase/citrate lyase family protein: protein MTSRVASASTYLFVPANRPDRYAKALASGADAVIVDLEDAVALPQKDEARATLAQWIADNGAQQRLWVRVNAADTVWHAGDVQAFAALPVGGIVLPKVETPAAVSAIAARLHPGAGVIALIESAAGLAAMRQIAAEPGVVRLAFGSIDAQVDLGMQCGPEEEELLQFRVEMVLASRLAGIAPPIDGVTTAFDDAGFLAKMVARARRLGFGAKLCIHPRQVDEVRRGFMPTPQELAWAREVMAAVRAGDGGAISLKGKMVDKPVIMQAEKFLHQAGELQH, encoded by the coding sequence ATGACATCGCGCGTGGCCTCGGCCAGCACCTACCTGTTCGTACCGGCCAATCGGCCCGACCGTTACGCCAAGGCCTTGGCCAGCGGCGCGGACGCGGTGATCGTCGATCTCGAAGACGCGGTGGCCCTGCCGCAGAAGGACGAGGCGCGCGCCACGCTGGCGCAATGGATAGCCGACAACGGTGCGCAGCAGCGCCTGTGGGTGCGCGTGAACGCCGCCGATACCGTCTGGCACGCCGGCGACGTGCAGGCCTTTGCCGCGCTGCCGGTGGGCGGTATCGTGCTGCCCAAGGTCGAGACGCCGGCGGCGGTGTCGGCGATTGCCGCGCGCCTGCATCCCGGCGCCGGCGTGATCGCCTTGATCGAGAGCGCGGCAGGGCTGGCCGCCATGCGCCAGATCGCCGCCGAGCCCGGCGTGGTGCGCCTGGCCTTCGGCTCCATCGATGCCCAGGTCGACCTGGGCATGCAATGCGGGCCGGAAGAAGAGGAGCTGCTGCAGTTCCGGGTCGAGATGGTGCTGGCCTCGCGCCTGGCCGGGATCGCGCCGCCGATCGACGGCGTCACCACCGCCTTCGACGACGCCGGCTTCCTGGCGAAGATGGTGGCGCGGGCGCGCCGGCTCGGTTTCGGCGCCAAGCTGTGCATCCATCCGCGCCAGGTGGACGAGGTGCGGCGCGGCTTCATGCCCACGCCGCAGGAACTGGCGTGGGCGCGCGAGGTGATGGCCGCGGTGCGCGCCGGCGACGGCGGCGCCATCTCGCTCAAGGGCAAGATGGTCGACAAGCCGGTGATCATGCAGGCCGAGAAGTTCCTGCACCAGGCGGGAGAATTGCAGCACTGA
- a CDS encoding branched-chain amino acid ABC transporter permease, whose translation MNQELFLLAVLDGISYAALLFLVALGMTLVFGVMRILNMAHGSLYAFGGYFAATLGLWAVSKGLSPAWSFLWLVLAALVIGALLGTVMEVLLLRRIYHKEQILQLLVTFAAFMIFEDLQRMIWGAQPYFVSDIVNYLGVAEVLGITYTRYQLMVLPGVALVVFVGLRWFLKSSRTGRQIVAVAHNREVATAMGIDAKRICLLTFVAGSMLGALGGALASPTTSLVPGIGAEMIVLSFAVVATAGLGQIEGTLVTALLIGLARSFAVYLQPEMEVLVPYLIMVAVLLFRPQGLFSVAQARRV comes from the coding sequence ATGAATCAGGAATTGTTCCTGCTGGCGGTGCTTGACGGCATCTCCTACGCCGCGCTGCTGTTTCTGGTGGCGCTGGGCATGACGCTGGTGTTCGGCGTCATGCGCATCCTCAACATGGCGCACGGCAGCCTTTATGCGTTCGGCGGCTACTTCGCCGCCACGCTGGGGCTGTGGGCGGTCTCCAAAGGGCTTTCGCCGGCCTGGTCGTTCCTGTGGCTGGTGCTGGCGGCGCTGGTGATCGGCGCGCTGCTGGGCACCGTCATGGAGGTGCTGCTGCTGCGCCGGATCTATCACAAGGAACAGATCCTGCAATTGCTGGTGACCTTCGCGGCCTTCATGATCTTCGAAGACCTGCAGCGCATGATCTGGGGCGCCCAGCCTTATTTCGTCTCCGACATCGTGAACTACCTCGGCGTGGCCGAAGTGCTGGGCATCACTTACACCCGCTACCAGCTGATGGTGCTGCCGGGCGTGGCGCTGGTGGTGTTCGTCGGGCTGCGCTGGTTCCTCAAGTCCAGCCGCACCGGGCGCCAGATCGTGGCGGTGGCGCACAACCGCGAGGTGGCTACCGCGATGGGCATCGACGCCAAGCGCATCTGCCTGTTGACCTTCGTGGCCGGCTCCATGCTGGGCGCGCTGGGCGGGGCGCTGGCCTCGCCCACCACCTCGCTGGTGCCGGGCATCGGCGCCGAGATGATCGTGCTGTCCTTCGCCGTGGTGGCCACCGCCGGGCTGGGCCAGATCGAGGGCACGCTGGTGACGGCGCTGCTGATCGGCCTGGCGCGTTCCTTCGCGGTCTACCTGCAGCCGGAGATGGAGGTGCTGGTGCCTTACCTGATCATGGTGGCGGTGCTGCTGTTCCGTCCGCAAGGACTGTTTTCCGTGGCGCAAGCGAGGAGGGTGTGA